In Trichoplusia ni isolate ovarian cell line Hi5 chromosome 7, tn1, whole genome shotgun sequence, a single genomic region encodes these proteins:
- the LOC113495573 gene encoding terminal uridylyltransferase cid1-like isoform X2 codes for MKLKGTSVAVLALVLVCLDVEVFPIGSLFTRLALKNCDVDLVVNVNDDSEVSERARVLLLRSRARYRRVARGGSRAGARPTLVLHFTHIASGRKCDLSFSSQTSVENSLLLTYYLKLDERIKPLISLVKVWINHLDNSKHFRSHILCLLVIFYLEQKHIVPPPIVLQENLSDNYRNGWDTNFNMIPFKSNNTESLYQLLGGFFKYYSIFNFRDNVLAVRNGKTYHRSVFRNISTIPEEFSDYKDYLKRPDSTPLNLDKDLCIQDAFGQNYNIADTVPSDLAADFLSHL; via the exons atgaaattaaaag GTACTTCAGTGGCAGTATTAGCGTTGGTGCTGGTCTGCTTGG ATGTTGAGGTGTTCCCCATTGGTTCATTGTTCACTAGATTGGCTTTAAAGAATTGCGACGTTGATCTGGTGGTGAACGTGAATGATGACAGTGAGGTGTCAGAGCGTGCGCGGGTGTTGCTGCTGCGGTCGCGCGCCCGCTACCGGCGCGTGGCTCGCGGCGGCTCCCGCGCCGGCGCGCGACCCACGCTGGTCCTGCACTTCACCCACATTGCCTCGGGCAGGAAGTGCGACCTCAGCTTCAGTAGCCAAACCAGTGTCGAGAACAGCTTACTCTTAACCTACTACTTAAAACTGGACGAAAGAATAAAGCCTCTCATATCCCTCGTCAAAGTTTGGATCAATCACTTGGACAATTCTAAACATTTTAGAAGTCACATTCTGTgtcttttagttattttttatttggaacaaAAGCATATTGTTCCCCCACCCATTGTCCTTCAGGAAAATTTAAGTGATAATTATAGGAATGGATGGGACACGAACTTTAATATGATAccattcaaatcaaataatacgGAGAGTCTGTATCAACTGTTGGGAGGATTCTTTAAATACTACAGTATATTTAACTTTAGAGACAATGTGTTAGCAGTTCGAAACGGCAAGACTTACCATAGAAGCGTGTTCCGGAACATCAGCACTATCCCTGAAGAGTTTTCAGATTACAAAGATTATCTAAAGAGGCCTGACAGCACGCCGCTGAACTTGGACAAGGATTTATGTATTCAAGATGCCTTTGGTCAAAACTATAACATAGCGGACACTGTGCCCAGCGACCTGGCTGCTGACTTCCTATCTCATCTGTAG
- the LOC113495573 gene encoding terminal uridylyltransferase cid1-like isoform X1, with amino-acid sequence MKLKGTSVAVLALVLVCLGKWEYCKLLLVRDFEAQARVVLAEQGLGPAEYAALGQVYDDVRHTLTRAWLDVEVFPIGSLFTRLALKNCDVDLVVNVNDDSEVSERARVLLLRSRARYRRVARGGSRAGARPTLVLHFTHIASGRKCDLSFSSQTSVENSLLLTYYLKLDERIKPLISLVKVWINHLDNSKHFRSHILCLLVIFYLEQKHIVPPPIVLQENLSDNYRNGWDTNFNMIPFKSNNTESLYQLLGGFFKYYSIFNFRDNVLAVRNGKTYHRSVFRNISTIPEEFSDYKDYLKRPDSTPLNLDKDLCIQDAFGQNYNIADTVPSDLAADFLSHL; translated from the exons atgaaattaaaag GTACTTCAGTGGCAGTATTAGCGTTGGTGCTGGTCTGCTTGGGTAAGTGGGAGTATTGTAAGCTGCTACTGGTGCGGGACTTCGAGGCGCAGGCGCGGGTCGTGCTGGCGGAGCAGGGGCTCGGGCCGGCGGAGTACGCCGCGCTGGGTCAAGTGTATGATGACGTGCGGCACACCCTGACCCGGGCCTGGCTGG ATGTTGAGGTGTTCCCCATTGGTTCATTGTTCACTAGATTGGCTTTAAAGAATTGCGACGTTGATCTGGTGGTGAACGTGAATGATGACAGTGAGGTGTCAGAGCGTGCGCGGGTGTTGCTGCTGCGGTCGCGCGCCCGCTACCGGCGCGTGGCTCGCGGCGGCTCCCGCGCCGGCGCGCGACCCACGCTGGTCCTGCACTTCACCCACATTGCCTCGGGCAGGAAGTGCGACCTCAGCTTCAGTAGCCAAACCAGTGTCGAGAACAGCTTACTCTTAACCTACTACTTAAAACTGGACGAAAGAATAAAGCCTCTCATATCCCTCGTCAAAGTTTGGATCAATCACTTGGACAATTCTAAACATTTTAGAAGTCACATTCTGTgtcttttagttattttttatttggaacaaAAGCATATTGTTCCCCCACCCATTGTCCTTCAGGAAAATTTAAGTGATAATTATAGGAATGGATGGGACACGAACTTTAATATGATAccattcaaatcaaataatacgGAGAGTCTGTATCAACTGTTGGGAGGATTCTTTAAATACTACAGTATATTTAACTTTAGAGACAATGTGTTAGCAGTTCGAAACGGCAAGACTTACCATAGAAGCGTGTTCCGGAACATCAGCACTATCCCTGAAGAGTTTTCAGATTACAAAGATTATCTAAAGAGGCCTGACAGCACGCCGCTGAACTTGGACAAGGATTTATGTATTCAAGATGCCTTTGGTCAAAACTATAACATAGCGGACACTGTGCCCAGCGACCTGGCTGCTGACTTCCTATCTCATCTGTAG
- the LOC113495572 gene encoding terminal uridylyltransferase Tailor-like: protein MILFLVLPLVLCDRSLSQEICLDGDFDSQVQWFVENVMFSSEDKAQIRRVLDDVKTTMQRQWPGTEVIPHGSAAMGVGIKTSDVDCYVKIPNFNTSADLYVLTEATALLQLQRDMFSDMTCELLPPPADSSLLTFRHRPTGRLCDVIFTNNSIYQTSALNRYYFNLNEKFKPLVAIIKYWFQVQELNKKTIMRSFHLYLLIIFYLQQINMVPPVFRLQNKQRHFEGLWDLSFDEIPYNSTNTDISLYRLLTGFFTYYSEFNFDDYIVSPYAGRPIRKIEFLGNTSVSGIFYLYKKNMRESGFKPLDVERAICIQDMFVHNVNTAARVSRRPAALLRARLRDAARLSAHGLLTALFTNPQHKELLNETNLSIPSCNNATDM from the exons atgattttatttcttg ttctgCCGTTGGTCTTATGTGACAGAAGTTTGTCGCAAGAGATATGCTTGGACGGGGACTTCGACTCACAAGTGCAGTGGTTTGTAGAGAACGTCATGTTCTCATCAGAGGACAAGGCTCAGATCCGCCGCGTGTTAGACGACGTCAAGACTACCATGCAACGGCAGTGGCCAG GCACTGAAGTGATTCCGCACGGATCGGCCGCGATGGGAGTGGGAATAAAGACAAGCGACGTCGACTGCTACGTCAAAATACCGAACTTTAACACTTCGGCGGACCTGTACGTGCTCACAGAAGCCACGGCGCTCCTGCAGCTGCAGCGGGACATGTTCTCCGACATGACGTGTGAGCTGCTCCCCCCCCCAGCCGACTCCTCGCTGCTCACCTTCCGCCACCGCCCCACGGGCCGCCTCTGTGACGTCATATTCACCAATAACTCCATCTACCAAACGAGTGCCCTTAACCGATACTACTTcaatttaaacgaaaaattCAAACCTCTTGTTGCCATCATAAAATATTGGTTTCAAGTCCAAGAATTGAACAAGAAAACAATTATGAGAAGCTTTCACTTGTAcctgttaattatattttatttgcaacaaaTTAATATGGTTCCCCCAGTGTTTCgattgcaaaataaacaaagacacTTCGAAGGCTTGTGGGATTTGAGTTTCGATGAGATTCCATATAACAGCACAAATACAGATATCAGTTTGTATCGACTTCTGACCGGCTTCTTTACTTACTACAGTGAATTTAACTTCGACGACTATATCGTGTCGCCTTACGCGGGTCGTCCGATCAGGAAGATTGAGTTTTTAGGCAACACCAGCGTGtctggaatattttatttatataaaaagaatatgAGAGAGTCCGGCTTTAAGCCGCTGGATGTAGAGAGGGCCATCTGTATCCAGGACATGTTTGTTCACAACGTGAACACGGCGGCGCGCGTGTCGCGGCGGCCGGCGGCGCTGCTGCGCGCGAGGCTGCGGGACGCCGCGCGGCTGTCCGCACACGGACTGCTGACAGCTTTGTTCACAAACCCTCAACACAAGGAACTACTTAATGAAACTAATCTAAGTATTCCAAGCTGCAACAACGCAACCGATATGTAA
- the LOC113495569 gene encoding acid phosphatase type 7 isoform X1 — MKLFILSLVLGIAWGRRFNIFNPSPYECTHCQPEQVHIAFGDKSNDIVVTWSTFNDTQESRVQYGAGIMDQESRGSSKLFVDGGSLKRSQYIHTVVLKNLKYNTKYVYHAGSVYGWSEMFWFRVPPAGEDWPVRAAIYGDMGNKNAQSLSYLQDEAQRDKFDVILHVGDFAYDMDTDEARVGDEFMRQIQPLAALVPYMTCPGNHEQAYNFSNYANRFRMPGRDSSLYYSFDLGPIHFVSISTEVYYFTQYGLKLIVSQYEWLKKDLAKANLPQNRAKRPWIILFGHRPMYCSDSNDIDCSCEYTRVGLLGVYGLEPLLREFRVDAAVWAHEHSYERTWPLYDNRVYNGTRQPYHNPRAPVHIITGSAGCQEGRDHFLNKQPKWSAFRSQDYGYTKFKAFNKTHIHMEQVSVDLEGQVIDSFWLIKDKPVPVFKI, encoded by the exons ATGAAGTTATTTATTCTATCTTTGGTACTGGGGATAGCCTGGGGTAgaaggtttaatatttttaatccgaGTCCCTATGAGTGTACTCACTGCCAGCCAGAGCAGGTCCATATTGCGTTTGGAG acaagAGCAACGACATAGTGGTAACATGGTCGACGTTCAACGACACGCAGGAGTCGCGCGTGCAGTACGGCGCGGGCATCATGGACCAGGAGAGCAGAGGCTCCAGCAAGCTGTTCGTGGACGGCGGCAGCCTGAAGCGGAGCCAGTACATCCACACCGTGGTGCTCAAGAACCTCAAGTATAACACCAAATATG TTTACCACGCGGGCTCTGTGTACGGCTGGTCGGAGATGTTCTGGTTCCGCGTGCCGCCCGCCGGCGAGGACTGGCCCGTGCGCGCCGCCATTTACGGGGACATGGGCAACAAGAACGCACAG TCCCTCTCATACCTCCAAGACGAGGCCCAGCGCGACAAGTTCGACGTGATCCTGCACGTGGGCGACTTCGCGTACGACATGGACACGGACGAGGCGCGCGTGGGCGACGAGTTCATGCGGCAGATACAGCCGCTGGCCGCGCTCGTGCCATACATGACCTGTCCCGGGAACCACGAGCAGGCCTA TAACTTCAGTAACTACGCGAACCGGTTCCGCATGCCGGGCCGCGACTCCTCGCTGTACTACAGCTTCGACCTCGGGCCCATACACTTCGTGTCCATATCCACGGAGGTCTACTACTTCACGCAGTACGGCCTCAAGCTCATCGTCAGCCAGTACGAATGGCTCAAGAAAGACCTCGCTAAAGCCAACCTGCCCCAAAATAG AGCAAAGCGTCCGTGGATTATTCTTTTCGGTCATCGTCCGATGTACTGCAGTGACTCGAATGACATCGACTGCAGCTGCGAGTACACCAGGGTCGGTCTGCTCGGCGTGTATG GGCTGGAGCCGCTGCTGCGCGAGTTCCGCGTGGACGCGGCCGTGTGGGCGCACGAGCACTCGTACGAGCGCACGTGGCCGCTCTACGACAACCGCGTCTACAACGGCACGCGCCAGCCCTACCACAACCCGCG AGCTCCGGTTCACATAATAACGGGCTCGGCCGGCTGCCAGGAGGGCAGGGATCACTTCCTAA ACAAGCAGCCGAAATGGTCCGCGTTCCGCTCGCAAGACTACGGCTACACAAAGTTCAAGGCGTTCAACAAAACGCACATCCACATGGAACAG GTGTCAGTTGACCTTGAGGGGCAGGTGATCGATTCGTTTTGGCTGATCAAAGACAAACCGGTGCCAGTTTTTAAGATATAG
- the LOC113495569 gene encoding acid phosphatase type 7 isoform X2 produces MKLFILSLVLGIAWGRRFNIFNPSPYECTHCQPEQVHIAFGDKSNDIVVTWSTFNDTQESRVQYGAGIMDQESRGSSKLFVDGGSLKRSQYIHTVVLKNLKYNTKYVYHAGSVYGWSEMFWFRVPPAGEDWPVRAAIYGDMGNKNAQSLSYLQDEAQRDKFDVILHVGDFAYDMDTDEARVGDEFMRQIQPLAALVPYMTCPGNHEQAYNFSNYANRFRMPGRDSSLYYSFDLGPIHFVSISTEVYYFTQYGLKLIVSQYEWLKKDLAKANLPQNRAKRPWIILFGHRPMYCSDSNDIDCSCEYTRVGLLGVYGLEPLLREFRVDAAVWAHEHSYERTWPLYDNRVYNGTRQPYHNPRAPVHIVTGSAGCQEKTDPFRPDPEPWSAFRSSDYGYTRFVAHNKTHVYFEQVDVDLLGEVIDSFWIVKDEHKPYKI; encoded by the exons ATGAAGTTATTTATTCTATCTTTGGTACTGGGGATAGCCTGGGGTAgaaggtttaatatttttaatccgaGTCCCTATGAGTGTACTCACTGCCAGCCAGAGCAGGTCCATATTGCGTTTGGAG acaagAGCAACGACATAGTGGTAACATGGTCGACGTTCAACGACACGCAGGAGTCGCGCGTGCAGTACGGCGCGGGCATCATGGACCAGGAGAGCAGAGGCTCCAGCAAGCTGTTCGTGGACGGCGGCAGCCTGAAGCGGAGCCAGTACATCCACACCGTGGTGCTCAAGAACCTCAAGTATAACACCAAATATG TTTACCACGCGGGCTCTGTGTACGGCTGGTCGGAGATGTTCTGGTTCCGCGTGCCGCCCGCCGGCGAGGACTGGCCCGTGCGCGCCGCCATTTACGGGGACATGGGCAACAAGAACGCACAG TCCCTCTCATACCTCCAAGACGAGGCCCAGCGCGACAAGTTCGACGTGATCCTGCACGTGGGCGACTTCGCGTACGACATGGACACGGACGAGGCGCGCGTGGGCGACGAGTTCATGCGGCAGATACAGCCGCTGGCCGCGCTCGTGCCATACATGACCTGTCCCGGGAACCACGAGCAGGCCTA TAACTTCAGTAACTACGCGAACCGGTTCCGCATGCCGGGCCGCGACTCCTCGCTGTACTACAGCTTCGACCTCGGGCCCATACACTTCGTGTCCATATCCACGGAGGTCTACTACTTCACGCAGTACGGCCTCAAGCTCATCGTCAGCCAGTACGAATGGCTCAAGAAAGACCTCGCTAAAGCCAACCTGCCCCAAAATAG AGCAAAGCGTCCGTGGATTATTCTTTTCGGTCATCGTCCGATGTACTGCAGTGACTCGAATGACATCGACTGCAGCTGCGAGTACACCAGGGTCGGTCTGCTCGGCGTGTATG GGCTGGAGCCGCTGCTGCGCGAGTTCCGCGTGGACGCGGCCGTGTGGGCGCACGAGCACTCGTACGAGCGCACGTGGCCGCTCTACGACAACCGCGTCTACAACGGCACGCGCCAGCCCTACCACAACCCGCG aGCTCCCGTGCACATAGTGACTGGTTCGGCAGGATGCCAGGAGAAAACCGATCCCTTCAGGC CGGACCCCGAGCCGTGGTCAGCGTTCCGCAGCAGCGACTACGGCTACACGCGGTTCGTGGCTCACAACAAGACGCATGTCTACTTCGAACAG GTCGACGTGGATTTATTGGGCGAAGTGATCGACTCATTCTGGATCGTCAAAGATGAGCACAAGccttacaaaatataa